TTCTGAGCTGGAAGAGAGTCCAAGGAGCTTCTGGCAAGCTTCAAGGTAATTCATACTGCACACAACCAGCATCAGCAGGTCAGGAAATTCTTTTAGCCTAAGCAAACATGGGTTACGAACtctaaatatacaaaatattttcactttaaaccAGTAGTACAAGAAGTAGAACAAGTAGTTGTTATTTTATAAAACTGTAGATTACCTTATATTAACCAGCTCCaatatgttttttgtgtcaATATCTGTTGCAGCTTTTGGGTTTTGTGAATATAAAGAGCCAGAGTCTACGTTACGGGCTTTGAGGCTGCTTCATGACCTACAGATTGGAGACAAAAATCTCCTGGTGAAGGTGGATGCCAAGACAAAAGCTCAGCTAGATGAGTGGAAAGCTAAGAAAAAGACCGCAAATGGGGTATGAATCACTGGTTGTCTCTTTAATAAGTATCCCTGTATACCTCATGCACATGACCTCATTCAAGTTTTGTGAATTGTTGGCCATACCTCATTCTCACACATTTATTAAGTGGTTCAAATATGTTTATGAATTTCTATCATTTGTAATCATAAAATGagataaatgtgttgtcctttGAATGGGCagaataaaaagacagaaggaggagatgatgaggaagaagtACTGGACGAGGAGACCAAGAAGAAGGATCAGATAATTAAAGGTGCCATCGATGGGTTGATGCGCGAATATGCTGCTGAACTCAACGCACCCTCACAGGACGAGGACTCCCAGCGACgcaagagaaagaaggagaagaaagaagaggtCTGCTTATTTATATGAATTGCAACTTGGAAGCGAGACTCAGGTTATTTCAACTTGAgagctgacattttatttctttcatagGATGACATTAACACAATTGATATGGAGGAGGACAAGAGAGACCTGATTTCCAGAGAGATCAGTAAATTCCGTGACACCCACAAGGTAAAGTGGCTTTTTTGATATTGTACTTGACATTACAGGTTTTGGACAGCAGCTGCTCACATAGTTCACTCCTAGAGCTTGCACATTTAGCTGACACATTTACCGAGCTTTTCTTGATCTCAttaacatgcaaactgcaccaAAAATTGGCAGTCCTTAAAATTTACATCACGGAACATTTTAATCTGCCCCATATTATatgaattgtttcattttcgGTTTTTAAACACCACAAGTAGGCAGACAGCTAGTGTTAATGTGACCTTTCTGAGGCCTGATTTGACACCTGTGACTACCATATTTAAAACTATAGAGGTGTGACCATTATAGATCCATTCTTCATTCATCACACAAAAATGCATGGAGACAATGTAAAGTTACTTAAAAGCTAATCTATTCATTAAACCCCACCATTATGATAGTGATCATATGGTGACTAAAGCAAGATGAATCTCAGAGCTTTGGAAAAAGTTACGAGGATAGGATGTAAGTATCAGCCTTCATTTACTATATACATATACTGGGCGTCCCCCTCTCGAGGACTTGTATAGGGGCAACTGTACAGCACTTTTGTGTCGGCCTGGATGTGTGGGTTTAACCATTTCACACCATAAAGGTACTTACCTACTTCAAGGTCCTGGATTCTTGGCAGCATTGGCTGCTCCCCCAAAAGCTGTAAAGTCAGTGAACCTGTGCTAGTCCTCTGTATATTATGGTCTGTCTTAATAGTGTTCATGTTGAAGCACAAGGACTCTTGACAATAACCACTGGAGTGACTTTGACTTTAGCCTTTAATATGCTAGTGTGGGGGGGCGCCCTGTCCACAGCAGCATGCTGATCTGAAGACTGACAAGGTAcgtgctctctgtgtgtgttgtctggattttctcttcattctcttGCTCTCTATCACACAatcttatttaattttctttcaaatatgACAGTTAAATTTTACACACATGTATGCATTAAttgacaaacaaacaggatgaagctgTATTCTTGAGTCAAGCTACTTTGAAAAAGATGGAAGTGGCAGAAACCAAGCCCCAAATTCAAGTTAAAGCAAAACATTATAacaatgtaacttttttttttttttttttaacttaccTTCACCTTTTCCACTTTTTACTTGTATTGTTCTTGCTTTTATAGATAATAGCAAAATTTTGTCAAGATCATTATTTGCTTATACCTGTACAGTCGGGCAAATAATTGTTAAAGGAGCCCAGGTAAGTAAATTAAAGCAAAGCAAGGACAGAACAGTGCACTTGACATTAAGTTAATCAAACTGATTTGTTTGAGTCGAGGCTTCGGAGTAATCAATAAAATTACTTAATACTGAGGTCCATAGGTGTTAAAGTTATTAACTTCTCTCATCTTTCCATCTGCATTGCACTACACCCAAGGCTTTAAGTTCTCTGTATTTCTTGCAGAAGAGCAGCAGACTTCCCATGGCttaaaaaagctgtaaaacctTAAGAGTTACAATAAAATTCAAGTTCATTCTGCACTAGAAAATCAACAAAtttacagtgttttatttaatcctGTTTTCATTCCGTGATGGATGCCATTGAAGTGACATAGAAGTTTAAGTTTGTTAAAACACAGCCAAAGCCTTGTGTGTAATGTCTGTGAGGtcaaagttgtgtgtgtgtctgagtaaTGAGTCATGAAGAGCTACTGAAGACTTCTGCAGGGGTAAGACTGCTTCTACAATTTCATTTATCTGTGCAAGATGTAACTTATGTTCATTCTGTTCTTTTCTTGATTTTTAGCACTTTACCTAATGACATTGAAGTAAAGActattgttgttgatgatgatgatgctgatgatgatgcttAAGCAAGACAGACTCCCATAACGTTTTTCCCTTGTATACCGTGTGACCTGCTTTCCTCCCAGGCCTAACTTAAAAGGCTTGTAGGGGCAGCGAAGGGCTGAGTCCATAGTTCAACACCTGTAAGTCACAAACACCTAGTTCAACAAAAGACTGAcgcctgttttctgtttttgttttccttgttcTGAGAGGAGGACTCTTAAGGAGAGAAAAAGCATTGTCTTTTGCAGCGCCTTTTTCTCATTATGAATGCCTCAGGCTGAACATGTTACACAGATCTTTTGACCATTAAAGTGGTTTCCAGTtagatttgtttatttgtagtttATAAGGcacaattacaacaaaaatactTCACCGAATTTATTTAGAAGAATGTTAAAGCTGTCTCTCTGCAAGGGAGAGGCTTTCAACCCCTCCAGGTTTTCCCTGTTTTGAGTCTTAGAGTTCCAGTTTCATTTACAAGCCTTGCACTGACAGTAAAGGGCATGTTAGCATCATAAATGTTTTACTCCATCCTCAAAATCTGGAAACCACTTGATCTGTGCACAGAAGCAAATTGACTCACTGGATCACATCTGGCATCGGCTgaacctgtttgtgttttgctctaCAGAAACTagaagaggagaaggacaaGAGGGAGAAGGAGCGGCTGGAGTTTGAACGGGAAAGGAGGGAGCGTGAAAAAGAGCGAGAGCGGGAAAGAGAGCGGCGGGACCGCGAGAGGGAGAAGGAACGAGAGAGGGAGcgggagagggaaagagaacgGGAacgagacagagacagagacaaagaccgGGACCgcaggaccagagacagagatcGAGACAGAGACTGGGAGAGGGACAGAAGCCGGGACAGGAGTGCTGACCGCAGCCGATCCAGGTAGAGTATGAATCCTTCGTAAAAGGCAACATGTAGACAGTTCCACTTTGTGTTCTCACTAACTTGTCCTCGTCCAGGATCATTTAGGCCTTTTACTATGATTGACATTTCACTCACTTATACATATCAGGTGGTTTTATATTGTTCCAGATCAAACCTCATCATAATGGTTTTCACAGGGAGGAGAGTCGAGACCGTGATCGAGAAAAGAAGCGAGAccaagaggatgaagaggaggcaTATGAGCGCAGGAAGCTGGAGAGGAAACTTAGAGATAAAGAAGCAGCCTATCAAGAGGTAGGGGAGGCCAGGAAGGTGCTGCATACCTACATGTGTGGTGATCAGTGGCTCCGTGATCTTTAATAGAAGGATGAAAGTTTATTGGTTCAAAAATAGAAAGGGGGCAGGCTTGAACAAGTGGGGAATGAGATGTCCAAAAATGTAGTCAAGATAACGTTGTagcttttttgacattttgggagaTTGTCTGCGGCTCACCTGACACTGTCTTCACTACAGCGATTAAAAAACTGGGAACtcagggagaggaagaaggcaCGGGATTATGCCAAGGAGGCTGAGAGGGAAGATGAACGCCGACGAGAAATGGTGAGAGGACACTGAATGACCAGTGATGTTCATAAAAATGTTCTACCCGAACACTTGTAAACATTATTGTCTCTAACAATCCAGAATTACTTTGTTTCGCTTTGAGCCTTGCAAAATGTATTAATGTGTCATTATATTTTAGAGTTTAAATTTGAAAGTAATTCATGAGTCATTTAATGTTCTACAATTCTGTTTTCATGAAGGTTAATTAACATGGGATTATTTGTTCACAAAGATACGTTTCCACAAGAGTCAGACAAAGAATTTTGACTGTCATCATTCTAAAAAAGTTAAACTTAGCCCTGTGTGTCTTCAGATGAAAGAGGGCAAAAGGCTAAAAGAATTTCTTGAAGACTATGATGATGACAGAGACGACCCAAAGTACTACAGGTGAGCAAATGGAGGGTGGGGGATACAGGTTAACTGCTTTACTTAAGACAATTAGATGGCCAATCAGAAATGAAATGCACCGCTCTTCCTCTGTAAACGGATGCTTATCTGACCTGCAGGTTTGAAATAGTTTGAATCCACAGACGTGTGCTGCTCTGCATAATCAAATCAACTTTCATTGTCAGAAATGCTGTGAATTATTGGTAAATGTGTATAAATGCGTGTGCATGCTCCAAAATGTTGAGATATTCATTTCAGAGCCCTGTTTTAGAGATTTCAGCCATGTGTCACCTAAACatgtaaaaacagtaaaaggcagcagcagatgtgtgaCACAGATCAAACTTGTAGCAGATGCTGTACTGCAGTTCCAGCCATTGTTCTGAAGGCTGTTATTTTTGGTGTGACCCCTAGGGGCAGTGCACTGCAGAAGCGTCTCAGAGACCgagagaaggagatggaggCGGACGAGCgtgacaggaagagagagaaggaggagctggaggaaatcAGACAGAGGCTGCTAGACGAGGGACATCCAGACCCAGACGCAGAGCTACGCAGGGTATGCTTCTCTATAAGAATGCAGTGTGCTCGTCTGTCTGTATATCTGCATTGAAtgggctttttgtgtgttgacTTTGTGAAGGTCACTTTAACATCTGAGTGTGTCTGCACCTCCTGCCTCTGCACATCAGGGCAGTCCAGCTTTCATTGTCTGCTGACCTTCTTTTCTGGAAAACACAGCAACTGGGTTTTATTCTCTGCACATCTGCCTCTTATTGGtccagatggaggaggaagaggaggagcgtCTCAGACAACCTCCCATCATCCAGGAGCCAGAGCCGGAGGCAGAACGGGAGCGCCACAGGGGGTCTCGAGACCACCGCGACCGCAGAGGGCAACTGGACAGATCAGAGGCCCGCTCACGGCCCGCCCAGTCAGACGacgaggtggaggagggagaggaggaagattaTGACAACGATGAAGATAACCCTGATGTAAAACCTTGCCTGAAGCCCACGATGCGCCCCATTACAGCAGCGCCCTCAGTGTCATCAGCCAGCGGCAACGTGTCCCCTGACACACTTGGGGACGCTGAGTCGCCCTGTGGCATCATCATCCCTCATGAGAACTCGCCCCCAGAGGCCTTGCCGCAGGAGGAACACCGGTCAAAAATCGCCCTCAGCCTCAAACTAGGTGAGTCTCCAAAAAGCTTTTCATCGGGATCAATCAGCATTCTGCTGTGAATTAAAGATGTAGCTGGGCAAGATGGTAGTAAACAGATGGAAACCAAACCTAAATTTTGACACTGGTGATTTAAGATGGAACTGTACCAGTGTTATTCTTTTAACGtacatttgcacacattttaGTGTTAGATATATAACACATGTTATCTGCctaaaaatatgtacattttaaaatctcCAGCTGCCACAGGAAGTCCCAGTCAACCCAATGTGGGTAAAAGGAAGAAGCTGCCTGTGGACAGCGTCTTCGACAAGTTTGATGACGAGGAGGCTGACGAGCAGCCCCGCAAGAGGAAGCTGGTCCCGCTGGATTACGACGACGATAAGAGCCTTGGGGTGGACGGTGCCGGTCTCTCTAACATAAAGGGAGCCAACACCGAAGAGAAACGCAAACACATCAAGAGCCTGATAGAGAAAATTCCCACAGCAAAACCTGAGCTGTTTTCCTACCCGCTGGACTGGTCTATGGTTGATACGGTGAGGAAAACCGGAgacattttatgtgtttttcaaactttttttctcGCAGACAAGTTAAGAACTAAGAATACTGTGGTTCAGATAACCGGCCTTGGGgatgttttaataaaagatCACAAGAGTATTCACAAACTGAGTTCTCTTGACCCCTGAGCAACCGCAAAAAAAGGAACAATGTCCTCTCCTTGTTTCCTTGCTGCTCTGAATTTAATAGTAGTCATTATCAAATATCTAACTGCCTCTTAGAAACTACTTGtgcttttaccttttttgtaGACCTTAATGGAACGACGAGTTCGCCCCTGGATCAATAAAAAGATCATTGAGTACATTGGAGAAGAAGAGCCAACGTTAGTGGACTTTGTCTGCTCCAAGGTATTGATCATGTCGTGTCTGAGCTCATTCACACTTTCAATGGAACATTGACAGTAAAATCAtcctgtttttgctcttttcttaGGTGATGGCTCACAGTATGCCACAAAGTATCTTGGatgatgttgctatggtgagtAAGCAACtctttgttgaatgtttttttttttttcatgttcaagcctcaggattattttatttaacatttttaaatccattttgcTTTTGAGTTTTATCCAAGTAAATTTAATTGGTCTGAAATAGTTGATCAAAATTTACTCTCCTAACTTGTTCGTGAacatctttcttttatttcttttttttttaactgttcagGTTCTTGATGAAGAAGCTGAGGTCTTCATTGTGAAGATGTGGAGGTTACTCATTTATGAAACAGAAGCTAAGAAGATTGGACTAGTGAAATAAGTAAACCCACCACTGAATgatcaattgttttttttttttttccctccataaaTAGTGTATTATAGTGTAGCAGAACAATGTCACCCAAACAAAGCAACTCACCAGTACAGACTGTAACTGCGGATTCTGCTTATTTTCACACTTCAggtcttgtctttttttgtctcaacATACTCAGGCTACCTTCACATCCCTTCTGTTTGCAGGTGCTGACTGTATTGGTGTAATTTAGTGTATATACAGTGTCATTAATTGGGTATGATGAAATAATTCTGAGAGGAAGCTACTTGATTGGCCCGTAGGACCATTGTTGTGCAGCCGGATAACGGCTCTTGGTCTTGTACTTTAAACTATATACAAGCCATCACACATTTTGTGTGAGGAGTCAGGCTGCAGTTTATTAATTTCATGAGCTATTTTAAGTATTTAAGGTGTGAAGTCTGGCTTGCAGTTGAATGTGGGTTCAAGCCATCCTGCTTTAGAATATGGAGAATCACAAGAAGGATgcaaacagttttgttttagaGGATTATTTATACAGGATTTTGGACTCAATTCCAAgtctcttttgtgtttcctcctcaCATTCCTGTTAACTGTATTGGCACACTCTTGTACTCAGACCATCTCAAAAGACACCTACTTGTCATTTGAAGTAAGCCTGAGAAGGCCCACAGTCACCGGGGTGCTAACGTCCCCGTGGCTGTAAAAGCACACACCATGACCACTATAGGAAAATGAGCAAATAACGggaaaaaacagatttgaagTTGTGAAGGTGctctccatttgtttttgtattggtGAACATTTGAATAAATTGATTTTTATAACCATTGTTTAGCAGTGTTTCACTTCCTCACCCTCATTTGTTTCCTGCACCTGATTGTCCACAAATTCAGCCTATTCAGAACAAATGGAATTTGAGAAAATCCCTCTAGAGCTAA
This genomic interval from Echeneis naucrates chromosome 24, fEcheNa1.1, whole genome shotgun sequence contains the following:
- the rbm25b gene encoding RNA-binding protein 25b, translated to MSFPPHLNRPLLPPPGMPPQYAGFSSGAPMIPVHMGIMTPTPAVMMPSVSVVSKPPVPKKEATAVRAKDNDENSGPTTTVFVGNISEKASDMLIRQLLAKCGIVLSWKRVQGASGKLQAFGFCEYKEPESTLRALRLLHDLQIGDKNLLVKVDAKTKAQLDEWKAKKKTANGNKKTEGGDDEEEVLDEETKKKDQIIKGAIDGLMREYAAELNAPSQDEDSQRRKRKKEKKEEDDINTIDMEEDKRDLISREISKFRDTHKKLEEEKDKREKERLEFERERREREKERERERERRDREREKERERERERERERERDRDRDKDRDRRTRDRDRDRDWERDRSRDRSADRSRSREESRDRDREKKRDQEDEEEAYERRKLERKLRDKEAAYQERLKNWELRERKKARDYAKEAEREDERRREMMKEGKRLKEFLEDYDDDRDDPKYYRGSALQKRLRDREKEMEADERDRKREKEELEEIRQRLLDEGHPDPDAELRRMEEEEEERLRQPPIIQEPEPEAERERHRGSRDHRDRRGQLDRSEARSRPAQSDDEVEEGEEEDYDNDEDNPDVKPCLKPTMRPITAAPSVSSASGNVSPDTLGDAESPCGIIIPHENSPPEALPQEEHRSKIALSLKLAATGSPSQPNVGKRKKLPVDSVFDKFDDEEADEQPRKRKLVPLDYDDDKSLGVDGAGLSNIKGANTEEKRKHIKSLIEKIPTAKPELFSYPLDWSMVDTTLMERRVRPWINKKIIEYIGEEEPTLVDFVCSKVMAHSMPQSILDDVAMVLDEEAEVFIVKMWRLLIYETEAKKIGLVK